From Miscanthus floridulus cultivar M001 chromosome 15, ASM1932011v1, whole genome shotgun sequence, the proteins below share one genomic window:
- the LOC136508268 gene encoding amino acid permease 3-like has protein sequence MASHNGGTKHLAPMEVSVEAGNADATEYLDDDGRPRRTGTFWTASAHIITAVIGSGVLSLAWAIAQLGWIAGPVAMLLFAFVTYYTATLLAECYRTGDPDTGKRNYTYMDAVRSNLGGARVAFCGVIQYANLVGVAIGYTIASSISMQAISRAGCFHKRGHAVPCKSSSNPYMILFGAVQILFSQIPDFDQIWWLSIVAAVMSFTYSSIGLSLGIAQTVANGGFKGSLTGISIGADVTSTQKIWHSLQAFGDIAFAYSFSNILIEIQDTIKAPPPSESKVMQKATRLSVATTTIFYMLCGCMGYAAFGDTAPDNLLTGFGFFEPFWLIDVANVAIVVHLVGAYQVFCQPIFAFVERRAAGAWPDSAFIARELRVGPFALSLFRLTWRSAFVCVTTVVAMLLPFFGNVVGFLGAVSFWPLTVYFPVEMYIKQRRVPRWSTKWICLRTLSVGCLFVSIAAAAGSIADVIDALKVYHPFSS, from the exons ATGGCGTCGCACAACGGCGGCACCAAGCACCTGGCGCCGATGGAGGTCTCGGTGGAGGCCGGGAACGCCGACGCCACCGAGTATCTCGACGACGACGGGCGCCCCCGCCGCACAGGCACGTTCTGGACGGCGAGCGCGCACATCATAACCGCCGTCATCGGCTCCGGCGTGCTCTCCCTCGCCTGGGCCATCGCGCAGCTGGGGTGGATCGCCGGCCCGGTCGCGATGCTGCTCTTCGCGTTCGTCACCTACTACACCGCGACGCTCCTCGCTGAGTGCTACCGAACGGGGGACCCGGACACCGGGAAGCGGAACTACACGTACATGGACGCCGTGCGGTCCAACCTCGGCGGCGCCAGGGTCGCGTTCTGCGGCGTGATCCAGTACGCCAACCTCGTCGGCGTCGCGATCGGGTACACCATCGCGTCGTCCATCAGCATGCAGGCCATCAGTAGGGCGGGGTGCTTCCATAAGCGAGGGCATGCGGTGCCGTGCAAGAGCTCCAGTAATCCCTACATGATCCTCTTTGGAGCCGTGCAGATTTTGTTCTCGCAGATTCCAGACTTCGATCAGATTTGGTGGTTATCCATCGTCGCTGCTGTCATGTCCTTCACCTACTCCAGCATCGGGTTGTCCCTTGGCATCGCACAGACTGTTG CTAATGGTGGGTTCAAGGGCAGCCTCACCGGCATCAGCATCGGCGCCGACGTCACCTCCACACAGAAGATCTGGCACAGCCTGCAGGCGTTCGGCGACATCGCCTTCGCCTACTCCTTCTCCAACATCCTCATCGAGATCCAA GACACGATCaaggcgccgccgccgtcggagtCGAAGGTGATGCAGAAGGCGACGCGTCTGAGcgtcgccaccaccaccatcttcTACATGCTGTGCGGGTGCATGGGGTACGCGGCGTTCGGCGACACGGCCCCCGACAACCTCCTCACTGGATTCGGCTTCTTCGAGCCGTTCTGGCTCATCGACGTCGCCAACGTCGCCATCGTGGTGCACCTCGTCGGCGCCTACCAGGTCTTCTGCCAGCCCATCTTCGCCTTCGTGGAGCGCCGCGCCGCGGGGGCGTGGCCGGACAGCGCCTTCATCGCCCGGGAGCTCCGTGTCGGTCCGTTTGCCCTGAGCCTTTTCCGCCTGACGTGGCGGTCGGCGTTCGTGTGCGTCACCACCGTGGTCGCCATGCTGCTCCCGTTCTTCGGCAACGTCGTGGGGTTCCTCGGCGCCGTCTCGTTCTGGCCGCTCACCGTCTACTTCCCCGTCGAGATGTACATCAAGCAGCGCCGCGTGCCGCGCTGGAGCACCAAGTGGATCTGCCTCCGGACGCTCAGCGTCGGATGCCTGTTTGtgtccatcgccgccgccgcgggctcCATCGCCGACGTCATCGACGCGCTCAAGGTGTACCACCCGTTCAGCAGCTGA